One Candidatus Devosia phytovorans genomic window carries:
- a CDS encoding iron chelate uptake ABC transporter family permease subunit: MTRPREAVLSLGLLALAIAVVAVAILSITVGARPVTIDTIWAAFTAFDPASTDHRIIWDLRLPRTLVGLLVGSALGLAGAVLQGATRNPLADPSILGIHSGAAVFVVLGVSLFGITQLSAYVWLAFLGAGAAMLVVYSVASLGREGATPIKLALAGAAVTAAMQSITSAILLTSPRTLDEIRFWQVGSLVGRGMDIVVQVAPFLAVGIGLALLSARMLDGLSMGEDVARSLGQNVGRSRAIAGLAAVILAGGATAAAGPIAFVGLTVPHVARAITGPNYRWILPYSMLLAPILLLGSDIVGRILAPPGEVQVGIVTAFIGAPFFIALVRRRKLASL; encoded by the coding sequence ATGACCCGACCCAGGGAGGCCGTGCTCTCGCTTGGCCTTCTGGCGCTGGCCATCGCAGTCGTGGCCGTGGCAATTCTGTCTATAACAGTTGGCGCCCGGCCGGTGACCATCGATACCATCTGGGCAGCTTTTACCGCCTTCGACCCCGCCTCCACCGACCATCGCATCATCTGGGACCTGCGCCTGCCGCGCACCTTGGTCGGCCTTCTTGTCGGTTCAGCCCTCGGTCTCGCCGGCGCCGTGCTGCAGGGCGCTACGCGCAATCCGCTGGCCGATCCCTCGATTCTGGGCATTCACTCCGGGGCTGCCGTTTTCGTTGTACTCGGCGTCTCCCTCTTCGGCATCACTCAGCTCAGCGCCTATGTCTGGCTGGCCTTCCTTGGCGCCGGCGCCGCCATGCTGGTGGTCTATTCCGTGGCTTCGCTTGGCCGCGAGGGCGCCACCCCGATCAAGCTGGCCCTGGCCGGCGCGGCCGTCACCGCCGCCATGCAGTCCATCACCAGCGCAATCCTCCTCACCAGCCCGCGCACGCTCGACGAGATTCGTTTCTGGCAGGTCGGCTCGCTGGTCGGCCGCGGCATGGATATCGTCGTCCAGGTCGCGCCCTTCCTGGCCGTCGGTATCGGCCTGGCCCTGCTGAGCGCCCGCATGCTCGATGGTCTCTCGATGGGTGAGGACGTCGCCCGCTCGCTCGGCCAGAATGTCGGCCGCTCCCGCGCCATCGCCGGTCTGGCCGCCGTTATCCTTGCAGGGGGCGCGACAGCCGCCGCCGGTCCCATCGCCTTCGTCGGCCTCACCGTGCCCCATGTCGCCCGGGCCATCACTGGGCCGAACTACCGCTGGATCCTGCCTTACTCCATGCTGCTCGCGCCCATCCTGTTGCTCGGCTCCGACATTGTGGGCCGTATCCTGGCGCCACCGGGCGAGGTGCAGGTCGGCATTGTCACCGCCTTCATCGGCGCGCCCTTCTTCATCGCGCTGGTCCGCCGCCGCAAGCTGGCGAGCCTGTGA
- a CDS encoding ABC transporter substrate-binding protein — MFLKSLLSVSVAALALAPAFAQAEPWSYTDATGQTVTLDAIPQRIIMHQDAAAGLIPLGIRPVGIYADGAISEVKALEGLDLSGIEIVGQSWSEVDIEKVAALQPDLIIAEWWDRNADWSGGEIATQMAEIAPVTGPAAGDSIIAMIEDYEALAVSLGADLTEPSIAEAKAAFATSLAAFKAATGAKPGLIAEAVYTGADAIYVADPAGAAELLDLQSWGLDIVTPSGVDAAGNNYFETVSWENADKYPADLIMVDNRLSSTLELALMQPTWETLPAVAAGAVTEWPAFWLRNYAAYAGALDKLTDAVNAADEDLVP, encoded by the coding sequence ATGTTTCTCAAGTCACTGCTTTCTGTCTCGGTCGCGGCTCTGGCCCTGGCCCCCGCATTCGCGCAGGCTGAACCGTGGAGCTATACCGACGCGACCGGGCAGACCGTGACGCTCGATGCCATCCCCCAACGCATCATCATGCATCAGGATGCCGCTGCGGGCCTCATTCCATTGGGCATCCGCCCGGTCGGCATTTATGCCGACGGCGCCATATCCGAAGTCAAGGCGCTGGAAGGCCTCGATCTGTCGGGCATCGAGATCGTCGGCCAGAGCTGGAGCGAGGTCGACATCGAAAAGGTCGCTGCATTGCAGCCCGACCTGATCATCGCCGAATGGTGGGATCGCAATGCCGACTGGAGCGGCGGCGAGATCGCCACGCAAATGGCCGAAATTGCCCCGGTCACGGGCCCGGCGGCCGGCGATTCCATCATCGCCATGATCGAGGACTATGAGGCGCTGGCCGTAAGCCTTGGTGCCGATCTGACCGAACCCTCGATAGCAGAAGCCAAGGCGGCCTTTGCGACCTCGCTCGCCGCGTTCAAGGCAGCCACGGGGGCCAAGCCCGGCTTGATCGCCGAAGCCGTCTACACCGGCGCCGATGCCATCTATGTCGCGGATCCCGCCGGCGCTGCCGAATTGCTCGATCTGCAGAGCTGGGGCCTTGATATCGTGACGCCCTCAGGCGTCGATGCGGCCGGCAACAATTACTTTGAGACCGTCAGCTGGGAAAACGCCGACAAATATCCGGCAGACCTCATCATGGTCGATAATCGCTTGTCCTCGACGCTTGAATTGGCCTTGATGCAGCCGACCTGGGAGACGCTGCCCGCCGTCGCCGCCGGTGCGGTCACCGAATGGCCTGCCTTCTGGCTGCGCAACTACGCCGCCTATGCTGGTGCGCTCGACAAGCTGACCGACGCCGTCAACGCCGCCGACGAGGATCTGGTCCCCTAG
- the recJ gene encoding single-stranded-DNA-specific exonuclease RecJ, with translation MLDASRPFLDVSRSVTGRMWSDRLDIGTTRTATAIAQRAGISEILARILAARGVGLDEAAAYLEPTIRNLMPDPSTLTAMDPLCERLAQAITDNEAIALFGDYDVDGACSCALMARYLRHFGIEPQVHIPDRIYEGYGPNIAAMDKLIDAGATLIITLDCGTTSFAPIAHARSRGADVLVVDHHLADHALPEANALVNPNRPDDISGLGYLCAAGVTFMTLVATNRALRNRGDTGLPDLLKLLDLVALATVCDVVPLTGLNRAFVLRGLEVARRGDNKGMAALALAARLSGPINPYHLGFLLGPRINAGGRIGNAALGTELLTVDDEHHALAIAARLDELNTERQRIEVEAVEEAAAVAELEIGSGEGPPVLVLASANWHPGVAGLIASRLKDRFERPTFAIALQPDGTGTGSGRSMPGVDLGRAVIEAVEQGLLVKGGGHAMAAGITIKQDQLGAFRSFLAAKLSTDVSAARAATALPIDAALTARGASINLVHDLEKAGPYGAGNPGPLFAFPAHRARYAQIVGKGGHVSFTLTSEDGARLKAIAFRAANTAIGDALLRDNDAAFHFAGALSIDHYQGREQVQFRLTDLAKPKS, from the coding sequence ATGCTTGATGCCTCGCGCCCATTCCTCGACGTTTCCCGTTCCGTCACCGGACGCATGTGGAGCGATCGGCTGGATATCGGCACCACGCGCACGGCCACGGCCATTGCCCAGCGCGCCGGCATTTCCGAAATTCTCGCTCGCATTCTCGCGGCGCGCGGTGTTGGCCTCGACGAAGCCGCGGCCTATCTAGAGCCCACCATCCGCAATCTGATGCCCGATCCGTCGACGCTGACCGCCATGGATCCGCTGTGCGAGCGGCTGGCCCAGGCCATCACCGACAATGAAGCCATCGCGCTGTTTGGGGACTATGACGTCGACGGCGCCTGTTCCTGCGCGCTCATGGCCCGCTACCTGCGCCACTTCGGCATCGAGCCGCAGGTGCATATCCCCGACCGCATCTATGAAGGCTATGGCCCCAATATCGCGGCCATGGACAAGCTGATCGACGCGGGCGCAACTCTCATCATCACGCTCGATTGTGGCACCACCAGTTTCGCCCCCATCGCCCATGCCCGCAGTCGCGGCGCCGATGTGCTGGTCGTCGATCACCATCTGGCCGATCACGCTCTGCCCGAGGCCAATGCGCTGGTCAATCCCAACCGCCCCGACGACATCTCCGGGCTCGGCTATCTCTGCGCCGCCGGCGTCACCTTCATGACCCTGGTCGCCACCAACCGCGCTTTGCGTAACCGCGGCGATACGGGTCTGCCCGACCTTTTGAAACTGCTCGATCTCGTGGCGCTCGCCACTGTCTGCGACGTCGTCCCGCTCACCGGCCTCAACCGCGCCTTCGTTTTGCGCGGGCTCGAAGTGGCGCGTCGCGGCGACAACAAGGGCATGGCCGCGCTGGCTCTGGCCGCGCGCCTGTCTGGTCCAATCAATCCCTATCACCTCGGTTTCCTGCTCGGTCCGCGCATCAATGCCGGCGGCCGCATTGGCAATGCCGCGCTGGGCACCGAGCTGCTGACCGTCGACGACGAACATCATGCCCTGGCCATTGCTGCCCGGCTCGACGAACTCAATACTGAACGCCAGCGCATCGAGGTGGAAGCCGTCGAAGAGGCGGCCGCCGTCGCCGAACTCGAAATCGGCAGTGGAGAGGGCCCGCCGGTTCTCGTGCTGGCCTCCGCCAACTGGCATCCCGGCGTTGCCGGTCTCATCGCCTCGCGCCTCAAGGATCGGTTCGAGCGCCCCACCTTTGCCATTGCGCTGCAACCAGACGGCACCGGCACCGGCTCCGGCCGCTCCATGCCCGGCGTCGACCTCGGTCGCGCCGTGATCGAGGCTGTGGAGCAGGGCCTGCTGGTCAAGGGCGGCGGCCATGCCATGGCGGCGGGCATCACCATCAAGCAGGACCAGCTCGGCGCCTTCCGGTCCTTCCTTGCCGCAAAACTCTCGACTGACGTCTCTGCCGCCCGTGCCGCGACGGCCCTGCCGATCGACGCGGCGCTGACCGCCCGTGGCGCCAGCATCAACCTCGTCCACGATCTGGAAAAAGCCGGTCCCTATGGCGCCGGCAATCCTGGCCCGCTGTTTGCCTTCCCGGCTCACCGCGCCCGCTATGCCCAGATCGTCGGCAAGGGCGGACATGTCAGCTTCACCCTTACTTCAGAAGACGGCGCGCGCCTCAAGGCCATCGCCTTCCGCGCCGCCAATACCGCCATCGGCGATGCTCTGTTGCGCGACAATGATGCTGCTTTCCATTTCGCTGGAGCCCTGTCCATCGATCACTACCAGGGCCGCGAACAGGTCCAGTTCCGTTTGACGGATTTGGCTAAACCCAAGTCATAA
- the glpX gene encoding class II fructose-bisphosphatase encodes MKLSKAEGARSPANLHRSLTLELVRVTESAAIAAAEWRGKGNEQAADEAAVAAMKDELDSVAISGRIVIGEGEAGEVDNLFIGQAVGGGQGPEVDIAVDPLEGVTLCAKNQPDSIVVLAMAERGGLLNVARNVYMHKIAIGAGYAPGTVHIDWTATENVKALAKAKGVPLSEITAIVLDRPRHAGLIEELRTTGVAVKLISDGDIAGVIHAVNTEDTGVDIYLGSGGAPEGVLAAAALRCIGGQMQGKLILDSSDKRSRAREMGITDPSRIYDVTELASGDVLVAATGVTDGTLLEGVRLRRNAVETSTIVMRSWSQTVRWIKAQHAR; translated from the coding sequence ATGAAGCTATCCAAGGCCGAGGGCGCCAGAAGCCCCGCCAACCTGCACCGCAGCCTGACGCTCGAACTGGTGCGCGTCACCGAAAGCGCCGCCATTGCTGCCGCCGAATGGCGCGGCAAGGGTAATGAACAGGCGGCCGATGAAGCCGCCGTCGCTGCCATGAAGGACGAGCTCGACAGCGTCGCCATCTCCGGCCGCATCGTCATCGGCGAGGGCGAGGCCGGCGAGGTCGACAATCTCTTCATCGGCCAGGCCGTCGGTGGCGGGCAAGGGCCCGAGGTCGATATCGCCGTCGATCCGCTGGAGGGCGTCACCCTCTGCGCCAAGAACCAGCCCGATTCCATCGTTGTCCTCGCCATGGCCGAGCGCGGCGGCCTGCTCAACGTCGCCCGCAATGTCTATATGCACAAGATCGCCATCGGCGCCGGCTATGCGCCGGGAACCGTGCATATCGACTGGACGGCCACCGAGAATGTGAAGGCCCTGGCCAAGGCCAAGGGCGTGCCCCTCAGCGAAATCACCGCCATCGTGCTCGACCGCCCGCGCCATGCGGGCCTCATCGAGGAGCTGCGCACCACTGGTGTTGCGGTCAAACTCATCAGCGACGGCGACATTGCCGGTGTCATCCATGCCGTCAACACCGAGGACACCGGCGTCGACATCTACCTCGGCTCCGGTGGCGCCCCCGAAGGCGTGCTGGCCGCGGCAGCCCTGCGCTGCATCGGCGGTCAGATGCAGGGCAAGCTGATCCTTGACTCATCGGATAAACGCAGTCGCGCCCGCGAAATGGGCATCACCGACCCCAGCCGCATTTACGACGTCACCGAACTAGCCTCCGGCGACGTGCTGGTTGCCGCCACCGGCGTGACCGACGGCACCTTATTAGAAGGCGTCCGCCTGCGCCGCAACGCGGTCGAGACCTCCACCATCGTCATGCGCAGCTGGAGCCAGACCGTGCGCTGGATCAAGGCACAGCACGCAAGGTAG
- a CDS encoding AAA family ATPase — protein MTEPASIIFLHGASSSGKSTLARMLQERIELPFWHISIDHLRDAGVLPLARVKTGAFNWKLMRKPFFDGFHASLAAYAHAGNNLIVEHILDTPNWQAELAELFTPFDVLFVAVHCPVDELRRREEARGDRPGGSAEQDFLTIHRDRSYDLEVQSLDGAEVNVDKILSGWRAERPVSNFFKVTAGR, from the coding sequence ATGACCGAGCCCGCCAGCATCATCTTTCTGCACGGCGCCTCCAGCAGTGGCAAATCCACCCTGGCGCGAATGCTGCAGGAGCGGATCGAATTGCCCTTCTGGCATATCTCCATCGATCATCTGCGCGACGCGGGCGTCCTGCCGCTGGCGCGGGTCAAGACGGGCGCGTTCAACTGGAAGCTGATGCGCAAGCCTTTCTTTGACGGCTTCCATGCTTCCCTGGCCGCCTACGCGCACGCAGGCAACAATCTGATCGTCGAGCATATTCTCGATACGCCGAACTGGCAGGCGGAGCTGGCAGAGCTGTTCACCCCGTTCGATGTGCTTTTCGTGGCCGTGCATTGCCCGGTGGACGAGCTGCGCCGCCGCGAGGAGGCGCGTGGCGATCGCCCCGGCGGCAGCGCCGAACAGGATTTTCTGACCATCCATCGCGACCGCAGCTATGATCTCGAAGTCCAGTCGCTCGATGGAGCCGAGGTCAATGTCGACAAGATTCTCAGCGGCTGGCGTGCAGAACGGCCAGTGTCAAACTTCTTCAAAGTGACAGCTGGCCGCTGA
- a CDS encoding ChrR family anti-sigma-E factor has translation MSIQHHPDISTLMAFSAGTLDMPYATVIATHLAMSEGGREIVRRMEGIGGALLADETPVALSDGALDRLLGAVDGQKIDPVVQKGPTESYVPLPLQAFLPNGLEGVRWKWNGPGVATADLAWGDDGKSRLMLLRVAGGRSVPEHGHGGLELTLILEGSYRDRFGVFARGDIADHDEDVEHQPIAEPGPDCICLVAVDAKLNFRGRLMRALQPLFGI, from the coding sequence ATGAGTATCCAACACCATCCCGATATTTCGACGCTGATGGCCTTCAGCGCCGGCACGCTGGACATGCCCTATGCCACGGTGATCGCAACGCATCTGGCGATGTCGGAAGGCGGGCGCGAGATCGTGCGGCGCATGGAAGGGATCGGCGGGGCGCTGCTGGCCGACGAAACGCCGGTTGCCCTGTCGGATGGCGCGCTCGACCGGCTGCTGGGCGCGGTGGATGGTCAGAAGATCGACCCGGTCGTGCAGAAGGGACCAACCGAGAGCTATGTGCCCCTGCCCTTGCAGGCCTTCCTGCCCAATGGGCTGGAGGGTGTGCGCTGGAAGTGGAACGGACCGGGCGTGGCGACGGCGGACCTGGCCTGGGGCGATGACGGCAAGTCGCGGCTGATGCTGCTGCGCGTGGCCGGCGGTCGCAGCGTGCCCGAGCATGGGCATGGCGGGCTGGAACTGACGCTGATCCTGGAGGGTTCCTATCGCGACCGCTTCGGCGTGTTCGCGCGTGGCGACATTGCCGATCACGACGAGGATGTCGAGCATCAGCCGATTGCCGAACCGGGCCCTGATTGCATCTGCCTCGTGGCGGTGGATGCCAAGCTCAACTTCCGCGGCCGGTTGATGCGCGCACTGCAACCGCTGTTCGGGATTTGA
- a CDS encoding DUF1365 domain-containing protein, translating into MIDTDSVPGAIYVGDVVHKRARPKRHSLRYRVFSMLVDLDRLDCLDEKLRFFSLNRFNLVSLVTSDFGARDGSSIAAFIHRQAAAAGVGNIARIRMLAYPRLLGFAFNPITVYYCEDAAGVVRFMAYEVSNTFGEHHFYQAGVTPVDGEIRHEADKALYVSPFNTMEGRYRFSVRPPAENVFLGVTLSDEEGGLLTAYFEGEERALTDATLLKLLLAYPFMTAKVVAGIHWEALLLWLKGVPPTLKLRRPVKRREQI; encoded by the coding sequence GTGATAGACACGGACAGCGTCCCGGGCGCCATCTACGTCGGCGACGTCGTGCACAAGCGCGCCCGGCCCAAGCGTCACTCGCTGCGCTACCGGGTTTTTTCCATGCTGGTCGATCTCGACAGACTTGATTGTCTGGATGAGAAACTGCGGTTCTTCTCCTTGAATAGATTCAACCTTGTCTCGCTGGTCACCAGCGACTTTGGCGCGCGCGACGGCTCCAGCATCGCCGCCTTCATCCACCGCCAGGCCGCGGCCGCAGGCGTGGGTAACATCGCCCGCATCCGCATGCTGGCCTATCCGCGCCTTCTCGGTTTCGCCTTCAATCCAATCACGGTCTACTATTGCGAGGATGCAGCCGGCGTCGTGCGCTTCATGGCCTATGAGGTCAGCAACACCTTCGGCGAGCACCATTTCTATCAGGCGGGCGTCACCCCGGTGGATGGCGAAATCCGCCACGAGGCCGACAAGGCGCTCTACGTTTCGCCCTTCAACACCATGGAGGGGCGCTACCGATTTTCCGTGCGTCCGCCCGCCGAAAATGTCTTTCTCGGCGTGACCTTGTCGGACGAAGAGGGTGGTCTGCTGACGGCTTATTTCGAGGGCGAAGAGCGCGCGTTGACCGACGCTACGCTGTTGAAACTGCTGCTTGCATATCCCTTTATGACCGCTAAAGTGGTCGCGGGCATACACTGGGAAGCACTGCTTTTGTGGCTCAAGGGTGTGCCGCCCACGCTTAAACTAAGGCGGCCCGTCAAGCGCCGCGAGCAAATCTAA
- a CDS encoding cyclopropane-fatty-acyl-phospholipid synthase, translated as MNKTVVETGNTGITPWTRLVSWAVEKIGYKALGKPRHGAVTVILPNGRTRTLGDPATGEHSVLRLNNFRVITEAMQRGTVGFASAYMNGDIEVDDLTALFRFFLQNRDMFENANPGFFRRAASDLHYHMSRRNTLEGSKKNIAEHYDLGNDFYGQWLDPSMTYSSAIFQSGDQSLEEAQRAKYRRVADMAGVTPGSSVLEIGCGWGGFAETVARDYQANLRGITLSAEQLKYGQERLARQNLDGFAKLVFEDYRHTEGQFDHIGSIEMIEAVGEDNWPSYFQTVHDRLKPGGTAAIQAITINEADFDGYRSGPDFIQRYIFPGGMLLTKTVMKDFGDKYGLVLENVDTFGISYAKTLKLWRERFLERWPMIAPLGYDEVFKRKWVYYLSYCEAGFTEGSIDVGIYQYRRPA; from the coding sequence ATGAACAAGACCGTCGTAGAAACAGGCAATACCGGCATCACGCCGTGGACCAGGCTCGTCTCCTGGGCCGTCGAAAAGATCGGCTACAAGGCATTGGGCAAGCCGCGTCATGGCGCCGTGACCGTCATCCTGCCCAATGGCAGGACGCGCACGCTGGGCGATCCGGCCACCGGCGAGCATTCGGTGCTGCGCCTCAACAATTTCCGCGTCATCACCGAGGCCATGCAGCGTGGCACGGTTGGTTTTGCCTCGGCCTATATGAATGGCGACATCGAGGTCGATGACCTGACGGCGCTGTTCCGCTTCTTCCTGCAGAACCGCGACATGTTCGAGAACGCCAATCCGGGCTTTTTCCGCCGCGCTGCCAGCGACCTGCACTATCACATGTCGCGTCGCAACACGCTCGAAGGCTCCAAGAAGAACATCGCCGAGCACTATGATCTCGGCAATGATTTCTACGGTCAGTGGCTCGACCCCTCGATGACCTATTCCTCGGCCATCTTCCAGTCCGGCGACCAGAGCCTCGAGGAAGCCCAGCGCGCCAAATACCGTCGCGTCGCCGACATGGCCGGCGTCACGCCAGGCTCCTCCGTGCTCGAGATCGGCTGCGGCTGGGGCGGCTTTGCCGAAACCGTCGCCCGCGACTACCAGGCCAACCTGCGCGGCATCACGCTTTCGGCGGAGCAGCTCAAATATGGCCAGGAGCGCCTCGCGCGCCAAAACCTCGACGGCTTCGCCAAGCTGGTCTTCGAGGACTATCGCCATACCGAGGGGCAGTTCGACCATATTGGCTCGATCGAGATGATCGAGGCCGTGGGCGAGGACAATTGGCCGAGCTATTTCCAGACGGTGCATGATCGCCTCAAGCCCGGCGGCACCGCGGCCATCCAGGCCATCACCATCAATGAGGCCGATTTCGACGGCTACCGCTCCGGCCCCGATTTCATCCAGCGCTACATCTTCCCCGGCGGCATGCTGCTGACCAAGACGGTGATGAAGGACTTCGGCGACAAATATGGTCTGGTGCTGGAAAACGTCGACACCTTCGGCATTTCTTACGCCAAGACGCTCAAACTCTGGCGCGAGCGCTTCCTCGAACGCTGGCCCATGATCGCCCCGCTCGGCTACGACGAAGTCTTCAAGCGCAAATGGGTCTACTACCTGAGCTATTGCGAAGCCGGCTTCACCGAGGGCTCCATCGACGTCGGCATCTACCAATACCGCCGTCCGGCCTGA
- a CDS encoding FAD-dependent oxidoreductase: MTQATIAIIGSGISGLSAAWLLSKSHQVTLFEKNAVLGGHSNTLLAPTPQGDVPVDTGFIVYNEKNYPNLTAFFDHFGVETARSFMSFAVSCGEGRMEYSGEYLWGLFGQRRNIIRPRHWQLVSDIMRFFREAQGQIALCTDDLSIGEFLVRFGYSEAFIEDHILPISAAIWSTPSRGMLDFPARTFIEFFSNHSLLQVLGRPQWRTVKNGSRQYIDKLTAATDLETVLKADITAVRRHAQGAEIYFADGSHRHFDQVVFATHADQALKLIADPTEAEGRVLSAFRFTPNRAVLHSDPSFMPKRRHLWSAWNYLRAGNGEEGLSLTYWMNKLQPLQTTRSLFVTLNPHREIAPESVIHQVDYEHPLFDAEAVAMQQHLWQIQGQNHTWFAGAWMGYGFHEDGLQSGLEVAERIGPVQRPWQVTAQRGRIAHNWAQGDQRLWAAE, from the coding sequence ATGACGCAAGCCACGATCGCCATTATCGGTTCGGGAATATCCGGCCTGTCCGCCGCGTGGCTGCTGTCAAAATCCCATCAGGTCACGCTGTTCGAAAAGAACGCGGTTCTGGGCGGGCATTCCAATACCCTCCTGGCGCCCACCCCGCAGGGCGACGTCCCGGTTGATACCGGCTTCATCGTCTACAACGAGAAGAACTACCCGAATCTGACCGCCTTCTTCGACCACTTCGGCGTCGAGACCGCGCGCTCCTTCATGAGCTTTGCCGTGTCCTGCGGGGAAGGTCGCATGGAATATTCCGGCGAGTATCTCTGGGGTCTGTTCGGCCAGCGCCGCAATATCATCCGGCCGCGCCACTGGCAGCTGGTCAGCGATATCATGCGCTTCTTCCGCGAGGCGCAGGGACAGATCGCGCTCTGTACCGACGACCTTTCCATCGGCGAGTTCCTCGTCCGCTTCGGCTATTCGGAAGCCTTCATCGAAGACCATATCCTGCCCATTTCGGCCGCCATCTGGTCGACGCCCTCGCGCGGCATGCTGGATTTTCCGGCCAGAACCTTCATCGAATTCTTCTCCAATCACTCGCTGCTTCAGGTGCTCGGCCGGCCGCAATGGCGCACCGTCAAGAACGGTTCGCGTCAGTATATCGACAAGCTCACCGCCGCGACCGATCTGGAAACCGTGCTGAAGGCCGATATCACCGCCGTGCGACGCCATGCGCAGGGTGCGGAAATCTACTTCGCCGATGGCAGCCATCGCCATTTCGATCAGGTGGTCTTCGCCACCCATGCCGACCAGGCGCTCAAGCTCATCGCCGATCCGACCGAAGCCGAGGGCAGGGTGCTCTCCGCATTCCGATTTACCCCCAATCGCGCCGTGCTCCATTCCGATCCGAGCTTCATGCCCAAGCGCCGACATCTCTGGTCGGCGTGGAACTACCTGCGCGCCGGTAACGGCGAGGAAGGGCTAAGCCTGACCTACTGGATGAACAAGCTGCAGCCGCTGCAGACCACGCGCAGCCTCTTCGTGACGCTCAATCCGCATCGCGAGATCGCGCCAGAAAGCGTCATCCATCAGGTCGACTACGAACACCCCCTGTTCGATGCCGAAGCCGTGGCGATGCAGCAGCACCTCTGGCAGATCCAAGGCCAGAACCACACCTGGTTCGCCGGCGCATGGATGGGTTACGGCTTCCACGAAGACGGGCTGCAGTCCGGCCTTGAAGTGGCGGAGCGCATCGGCCCGGTCCAGCGCCCCTGGCAGGTCACCGCGCAGCGCGGTCGCATCGCGCACAACTGGGCCCAGGGAGACCAGCGCCTGTGGGCGGCCGAGTGA
- a CDS encoding SDR family NAD(P)-dependent oxidoreductase: protein MKPGVAWIIGGGSGIGAAVAKLLADRGWTVAISGRRQDKLDAVAKASPAIRPYALDVTDREAIGTVIEAIVGDLGRIDLFVFGAAAWQPMDVGDYAFEKFEKVVDTNYLGLLRIADPLLKQMESQGGGHFAAIASVAGYFGLPRSAAYSSTKAGIINLLETMRSELAPKNIKVRMIAPGFVKSELTDKNDFPMPFLMETDDAAKRIVDGLTHSDRFEIAFPKRMVWLMKTVRWLPYPVFFWLTGKMLPKD from the coding sequence ATGAAGCCAGGTGTCGCGTGGATTATCGGTGGTGGATCGGGCATTGGCGCGGCCGTGGCCAAGCTGCTTGCCGACCGCGGCTGGACGGTGGCGATCTCGGGCCGCCGGCAGGACAAGCTCGATGCGGTGGCCAAGGCCAGTCCGGCGATCCGGCCTTATGCGCTCGATGTGACCGATCGCGAGGCGATCGGGACGGTGATCGAGGCTATCGTGGGAGATCTCGGGCGGATCGATCTTTTCGTCTTCGGCGCAGCAGCCTGGCAGCCCATGGATGTGGGCGACTATGCGTTCGAAAAATTCGAAAAGGTCGTCGACACCAATTATCTCGGCCTGCTGCGGATTGCCGATCCGCTGCTCAAGCAGATGGAAAGCCAGGGCGGCGGGCATTTTGCGGCGATCGCCTCGGTGGCCGGCTATTTCGGCCTGCCGCGTTCGGCGGCCTATTCGTCAACCAAGGCGGGGATCATCAACCTGCTGGAGACGATGCGCAGCGAATTGGCGCCGAAGAACATCAAGGTCCGGATGATCGCGCCGGGCTTCGTCAAATCGGAGCTGACCGACAAGAATGATTTCCCGATGCCGTTCCTGATGGAGACGGATGATGCGGCGAAGCGGATTGTCGATGGTCTCACGCATTCCGACCGCTTCGAGATTGCCTTTCCCAAGCGGATGGTCTGGCTGATGAAGACGGTGCGCTGGCTGCCCTATCCCGTCTTCTTCTGGCTCACCGGCAAGATGCTACCGAAGGACTGA
- a CDS encoding sigma-70 family RNA polymerase sigma factor: MTNSDLGDFSTLPGPQDLGQLVLRIAQKQDRSALADLFGQLGPRVKSMLLKLGASDALAEDLVQETFLTVWRKAPLYSSQRGAVTTWIFTIARNLRIDQLRRQSNKPYEDLEKVALVSDSPLGSAVVEQHQVVDRVTAALGSLSEEQREVVRLSFIHDMPHAQIAEAIGIPLGTVKSRLRLAYERLRPLLEDLQ; this comes from the coding sequence ATGACGAATTCCGATTTGGGCGACTTCTCCACCCTGCCCGGCCCACAGGACCTGGGCCAGCTCGTGCTGCGCATCGCCCAGAAGCAGGACCGCTCGGCGCTGGCCGACCTGTTCGGCCAGCTCGGACCGCGGGTGAAATCCATGCTGCTCAAGCTGGGCGCCAGCGATGCGCTGGCCGAGGACCTGGTGCAGGAGACATTCCTCACCGTCTGGCGCAAGGCGCCGCTCTATTCCAGCCAGCGCGGCGCGGTGACGACGTGGATATTCACGATCGCCCGCAACCTGCGCATCGACCAGCTGCGGCGGCAGAGCAACAAGCCCTATGAGGACCTGGAGAAGGTCGCACTGGTCAGCGACAGTCCCTTGGGCAGTGCAGTGGTCGAGCAACATCAGGTGGTGGACCGGGTGACTGCGGCGCTGGGCTCGCTCTCGGAGGAGCAGCGTGAGGTGGTGCGACTGAGTTTTATCCACGACATGCCCCATGCCCAGATCGCCGAGGCGATCGGTATCCCCCTGGGCACCGTCAAATCGCGACTGCGCCTTGCCTATGAACGGCTCCGGCCCTTGCTGGAGGATTTGCAATGA